In one Juglans regia cultivar Chandler chromosome 11, Walnut 2.0, whole genome shotgun sequence genomic region, the following are encoded:
- the LOC108992249 gene encoding 60S ribosomal protein L39-3, translating to MPSHKTFMIKKKLAKKMRQNRPIPHWIRMRTDNTIRYNAKRRHWRRTKLGF from the exons atg CCGTCTCACAAAACTTTcatgataaagaaaaaacttgcGAAGAAGATGCGCCAGAACAGGCCCATCCCACACTGGATCCGGATGAGAACGGACAACACGATCAG GTACAATGCGAAGCGCAGGCACTGGCGTCGTACCAAGCTCGGATTCTGA
- the LOC108992218 gene encoding aspartate aminotransferase P2, mitochondrial-like, with protein MASTMLSVASASPFASLSPLENVKGKLKLGSASLSFNKAKGNPFINAKSFCRISMVAAVNASRFESVTMAPPDPILGVSEAFRADTHESKLNLGVGAYRTEELQPYVLDVVKKAENLMVERGENKEYLPIEGLAAFNKVTAELLFGADNPVIKQQRVATVQGLSGTGSLRLAAALIERYFPGAKVLISSPTWGNHKNIFNDSRVPWSEYRYYDPKTVGLDFEGMIADIKAAPEGSFVLLHGCAHNPTGIDPTPEQWEKIANVIQAKSHIPFFDVAYQGFASGSLDTDAASVRLFTARGMELLVAQSYSKNLGLYAERIGAINVVCSSADAAARVKSQLKRLARPMYSNPPIHGARIVANVVGDPALFNEWKAEMEMMAGRIKNVRQKLYDSLSAKDKSGKDWSFILKQIGMFSFTGLNIDQSANMTSKWHVYMTKDGRISLAGLSLAKCDYLADAIVDSFHNVS; from the exons ATGGCTTCAACAATGCTTTCTGTAGCCTCAGCATCCCCATTTGCGTCACTCTCGCCGCTTGAGAATGTCAAG GGGAAATTGAAGCTCGGAAGTGCTAGCCTGAGCTTCAACAAGGCGAAAGGCAATCCCTTTATTAACGCGAAG TCTTTTTGTCGAATATCTATGGTGGCTGCGGTTAATGCTTCTCGTTTTGAGAGTGTCACAATGGCTCCTCCTGATCCAATTCTTGGAGTATCTGAAGCTTTTAGGGCAGATACACACGAAAGCAAGCTGAACCTCGGAGTTGGGGCCTATAGAACGGAAGAGCTACAACCTTATGTTCTGGATGTTGTCAAGAAG GCAGAGAACCTTATGGTGGAAAGGGGAGAAAACAAAGAG TATCTCCCAATCGAAGGTTTGGCTGCATTCAATAAGGTGACTGCTGAGTTATTATTTGGAGCAGACAACCCTGTAATAAAGCAGCAAAGA gttgcTACTGTTCAAGGTCTTTCTGGAACTGGTTCTCTTCGACTAGCTGCTGCTCTGATCGAACGATATTTTCCTGGGGCGAAAGTTCTAATATCATCTCCAACTTGGG GTAATCACAAGAATATTTTCAATGATTCTAGAGTTCCATGGTCTGAATACCGATACTATGATCCAAAAACAGTTGGTCTGGACTTTGAGGGGATGATTGCTGACATAAAG GCTGCCCCCGAAGGGTCTTTTGTGTTACTTCATGGCTGTGCTCACAACCCAACTGGCATTGATCCAACCCCTGAACAGTGGGAAAAAATTGCTAATGTCATTCAAGCAAAGAGCCATATACCATTTTTTGATGTTGCATACCAG GGTTTTGCTAGTGGAAGCCTTGATACAGATGCAGCATCAGTGAGATTATTTACTGCGCGGGGTATGGAGCTTCTGGTTGCCCAGTCATATAGTAAAAATCTGGGTCTGTATGCAGAGAGGATTGGAGCAATCAATGTTGTCTGCTCATCGGCAGATGCGGCAGCAAG GGTGAAAAGCCAACTGAAAAGGCTTGCTCGACCAATGTACTCCAATCCTCCAATTCATGGGGCAAGGATTGTTGCCAACGTTGTTGGTGACCCAGCTCTCTTCAATGAATGGAAAGCAGAAATGGAAATGATGGCTGGGAGGATAAAGAACGTGAGACAGAAACTTTATGATAGCCTATCTGCAAAAGACAAGAGTGGGAAGGATTGGTCATTTATACTTAAGCAGATTGGCATGTTCTCATTCACTGGCCTGAACATAGATCAG